GACCGAGCTGGTGTGGTGGGGATCGTTATGCATGGGCGTCCGGCGGCACGACAGCGCCAGGAAAGCGGAGAGGGTGCGACCAGGGGCGAAACTAGTGGCGCACTCGTTGGACATGGGTGAAACCCGCCTATCCATCCCTGCCCCAACCAGCCTGGATTCAGGGAGCGGGCACGCCTGAACCGGGCAACGCTTCGAGTACCGCCCCGGCAAAACGCGCCGGATCGAAGCGTTTGCCGGTCGGATCCTCCCCGCGGCGCACGAGGACCACGCCGCGGGACGGCGTCACGATCACGTACTGGCCCCGGTTGCCGAAGGCCGCGAACGTGTCGGGCGGGACGCCGGGCGAGCGCTGCATCAGCCACAGGGTGGCTCCGTATCCGAAGTCGCCCTCGGGCTGCGGGCCCGACGGGGTCGTCGCGGCGCGGACCCAGCCTTCGGGAAGCATGCGCCGGCCGTCGAACAGGCCATCGTTCTGCAGCAGCAGGCCGAACCGGGCGAGATCACGCGCCGTCGACCACACCTGGCTCGACAGCACGAAACCGCCGCGCCAGTCGGTCTCGGCCCGGGTACGGGTCATGCCCAGTGGCCAGAACAGGTCCGTGAACGGCCGCGACAGGGCGCGTGCCTCGTTGCCGCTGATCGCGCGCAGCGCATGCACGGCCAGCACGCTGTCATTGTTGGCGTAGCGGAACCGGCTGCCGGGCGGATGCACCAGCGGCCAGCCGGTCGCGGCCTCGGCCACGGTGACGCCGCCGAAATACAGCGCATCGGTGCGGTTGCCGGCGGTGTCGCTGTGCAGGCCGCTGGACATGCGCAGCAGCTGGTCGACGGTGATCGCGCGTCGCGGATCGCCCGGCGCCTGCCATTCGGTCACCGCAGCCGGCGCCGCGGGGTCGAGTTCGCCAGCGGCCTGCGCCACGCCGACCAGTGCCCCGGCCAGGCTCTTGGCCACCGACCAGGTCCGCTGCGAGACGTGCGGGCCGAAGCCCTCGCGATAGCGCTCGGCAATGATGCGGCCGTCCTGGACCACGATGACGGCCGTGGTCGCGTGACCGTCGCCGTAGCGACCGGTGTCGAACGCGTCGGCGACGGCCTGCTCGAGCGCGGCGCGATCACCACGCGGTGCGGCGGTCGCGTCGCGGTCGCCCAGCGGCCAGGGCGCGTCGTCGAGCTGCGGCGCGGCGGCGTCGAAACGCGGCAGCGCGGCGATTGCCTGCGCTGCCGCGCCGATCCGCAGCTGCGTGCAGCCCAGGTTCGGGCGCCAGGCGGCAATCCGCGGCGGCAGGGCGACATCGAAGGCCACCGAGACGGTCCGCGCAGCCGGATCGACCACGGCGTCGAGCGCATCCACGGCGGCCTGGTATTCGGGATAGATGCCGACCAGTTCGAGCGCCTCGACCTGCGCCGGCGTCCGGCCGGCATTGAAATGCGCGCTGCACAGGGTGAGCGCCTTGTAGCCGGCGGCGATCGCACGTGCATGCAGGGCCTGCTCGCGCTCGCCGCCCGTCTGGGCGGCCACGCTCGTCGTGGCGAGCAGCAGGGGCAACAGCAGGGCATGACGCATCGGCATTCCGGTCTC
The genomic region above belongs to Luteimonas chenhongjianii and contains:
- a CDS encoding serine hydrolase domain-containing protein, coding for MRHALLLPLLLATTSVAAQTGGEREQALHARAIAAGYKALTLCSAHFNAGRTPAQVEALELVGIYPEYQAAVDALDAVVDPAARTVSVAFDVALPPRIAAWRPNLGCTQLRIGAAAQAIAALPRFDAAAPQLDDAPWPLGDRDATAAPRGDRAALEQAVADAFDTGRYGDGHATTAVIVVQDGRIIAERYREGFGPHVSQRTWSVAKSLAGALVGVAQAAGELDPAAPAAVTEWQAPGDPRRAITVDQLLRMSSGLHSDTAGNRTDALYFGGVTVAEAATGWPLVHPPGSRFRYANNDSVLAVHALRAISGNEARALSRPFTDLFWPLGMTRTRAETDWRGGFVLSSQVWSTARDLARFGLLLQNDGLFDGRRMLPEGWVRAATTPSGPQPEGDFGYGATLWLMQRSPGVPPDTFAAFGNRGQYVIVTPSRGVVLVRRGEDPTGKRFDPARFAGAVLEALPGSGVPAP